One Streptomyces sp. SAI-135 DNA segment encodes these proteins:
- a CDS encoding MHYT domain-containing protein, translated as MGHLDHAALGWLTPTLSYVMACIGAALGLRCTMRALGATGRSRRNWLITAASAIGTGIWTMHFVAMLGFGVSGTDIRYDVPLTIASLLVAMAVVAAGVFAVGYSRDRVRALLLGGLTTGLGVASMHYLGMAAVRLHGDVHYDPVLVGLSVLIAVVAATAALWAALNIKSPVAVTLASLIMGAAVSSMHYTGMFAVSVRVSPSGAVLPGATAMQFIFPLAVGLGSYLFLTSAFVALSPTTGEREASVSAQRTVESVTS; from the coding sequence ATGGGACACCTGGACCACGCAGCCCTGGGCTGGCTGACGCCCACACTCTCGTACGTCATGGCCTGCATCGGCGCCGCGCTCGGCCTGCGCTGCACCATGCGCGCGCTCGGAGCCACCGGACGTTCGCGCCGCAACTGGCTCATCACCGCGGCCTCGGCCATCGGAACCGGCATCTGGACCATGCACTTCGTGGCCATGCTCGGCTTCGGCGTCAGCGGCACCGACATCCGCTACGACGTGCCGCTGACCATCGCGAGCCTCCTGGTCGCGATGGCCGTCGTCGCCGCCGGCGTCTTCGCGGTCGGCTACAGCCGCGACCGGGTCCGCGCGCTCCTCCTGGGCGGACTCACCACCGGCCTGGGCGTGGCGAGCATGCACTACCTGGGCATGGCCGCCGTACGGCTGCACGGCGACGTCCACTACGACCCGGTGCTCGTCGGTCTCTCCGTCCTCATCGCGGTGGTCGCGGCGACGGCGGCCCTGTGGGCGGCGCTCAACATCAAGTCGCCCGTCGCCGTCACCCTCGCCTCCCTGATCATGGGGGCCGCGGTCAGCAGCATGCACTACACGGGGATGTTCGCGGTGAGCGTGCGGGTCTCGCCCTCGGGCGCCGTCCTGCCCGGCGCGACGGCGATGCAGTTCATCTTTCCGCTCGCCGTCGGGCTCGGTTCCTATCTGTTCCTGACCTCGGCCTTCGTCGCGCTGTCGCCCACGACAGGAGAGCGTGAGGCATCCGTCTCGGCCCAGCGCACCGTCGAGAGCGTCACCTCCTAG
- a CDS encoding class I SAM-dependent methyltransferase, whose product MSDDHTHVQEFFSARAADWDRKFPNDGPAYAAAVAELGLREGDRVLDAGCGTGRALPPLRAAVGPSGVVLGADLTPAMLHEAVRAGRDREGYLLLADVAALPLRSRSLDAVFGAGLISHLPSPSENLRELARVVRPGGVLALFHPIGRAALAARQGRRITPEDLRAEPNLRPLLSGSGWRLTSYADEDARFLALAVREG is encoded by the coding sequence ATGAGCGACGACCACACACACGTCCAGGAGTTCTTCTCGGCGCGTGCCGCCGACTGGGACCGGAAGTTCCCGAACGACGGTCCGGCCTACGCCGCCGCGGTCGCCGAGCTCGGTCTGCGGGAGGGCGACCGGGTTCTGGACGCGGGCTGCGGCACCGGACGGGCCCTGCCGCCCCTGCGGGCGGCCGTGGGGCCCTCGGGGGTGGTCCTCGGGGCCGATCTCACCCCCGCCATGCTGCACGAAGCCGTACGGGCCGGCCGTGACCGGGAGGGGTACCTGCTGCTGGCCGACGTGGCCGCGCTGCCGCTGCGCTCCCGGTCACTGGACGCCGTCTTCGGAGCGGGTCTGATCTCCCATCTGCCGAGCCCGTCCGAGAATCTGCGCGAGCTGGCCCGGGTGGTGCGGCCCGGTGGCGTCCTGGCCCTGTTCCATCCGATCGGCCGGGCGGCGCTCGCCGCCCGGCAGGGACGGCGGATCACCCCGGAGGACCTGCGCGCCGAGCCCAACCTCCGCCCGCTGCTGTCCGGTTCGGGATGGCGCCTGACGTCGTACGCCGACGAGGACGCCCGCTTCCTGGCGCTGGCCGTGCGCGAAGGCTGA
- a CDS encoding alpha/beta hydrolase: MRQAEFDDKGSCIRWTETPGEEPARVYVHGLGSVSTVYHAHIAARPELAGRRSLFVDLPGHGISDRPHDFGYTLEEHADALAAVLDAARLSGAELIAHSMGGSVALVLAHRRPELVSRLVLTEANLDASPPATAGSTWIGSYEEEDFVTGARARVLEKAGPVWAATMRLTDPRALHRSAAGLRRGSVPMMRAVLEELPIDRVYLQGELSGELEGRQALEAAGVRVVTVPGAGHNVMLDNPEAFAAAVAGSG, encoded by the coding sequence ATGAGGCAGGCCGAGTTCGACGACAAGGGCAGCTGCATCCGCTGGACCGAGACGCCCGGCGAGGAACCGGCACGCGTGTACGTGCACGGCCTGGGATCCGTCTCGACCGTCTACCACGCGCACATCGCGGCCCGGCCCGAACTCGCGGGCCGGCGCAGCCTGTTCGTCGACCTGCCCGGACACGGCATCAGTGACCGCCCCCACGACTTCGGATACACCCTGGAGGAGCACGCGGACGCCCTGGCCGCCGTGCTGGACGCCGCGCGTCTGAGCGGTGCCGAGCTGATCGCGCACAGCATGGGCGGGTCGGTCGCGCTCGTGCTCGCCCACCGGCGACCGGAACTCGTCTCCCGGCTGGTCCTCACGGAGGCCAACCTCGACGCCTCACCCCCGGCCACGGCGGGCAGCACCTGGATCGGCTCCTACGAGGAGGAGGACTTCGTGACGGGCGCCCGCGCGCGCGTGCTCGAGAAGGCCGGCCCCGTGTGGGCCGCGACCATGCGGCTGACCGATCCGCGCGCCCTGCACCGCAGCGCGGCCGGCCTCAGGCGCGGATCGGTACCCATGATGCGGGCCGTTCTCGAAGAACTGCCGATCGACCGGGTGTACCTCCAGGGCGAGCTCAGCGGCGAACTGGAGGGGCGACAGGCGCTTGAGGCGGCGGGCGTGCGCGTGGTGACCGTCCCCGGCGCCGGACACAACGTCATGCTCGACAACCCCGAGGCCTTCGCGGCGGCGGTCGCCGGCTCCGGGTGA
- a CDS encoding PadR family transcriptional regulator, which produces MLELAILGFLYDAPLHGYELRKRITALAGHVRPVAESTLYPAIKRLEKAGLLARATEPGAVAAPRHVLTLTAEGRQELRRRLAETAARDISDENRWFTVLAFLRHLDDADAQAAVLRRRLAFLEEPASFFYEGDRPLSAEELDDPFRRGVLTIARATSRAELAWLRETITSLSG; this is translated from the coding sequence ATGCTGGAGCTGGCCATCCTCGGATTCCTCTACGACGCCCCGCTGCACGGTTACGAACTGCGCAAACGCATCACGGCGCTGGCGGGGCACGTGCGCCCCGTGGCCGAGAGCACGCTGTATCCGGCCATCAAACGGCTGGAGAAGGCGGGGCTGCTGGCGCGCGCGACGGAACCCGGTGCGGTGGCCGCGCCCCGCCATGTCCTGACGCTCACCGCCGAGGGCCGCCAGGAGCTGCGTCGCCGGCTCGCGGAGACGGCGGCGCGGGACATCTCCGACGAGAACCGGTGGTTCACGGTTCTCGCCTTCCTCCGGCACCTGGACGACGCCGACGCGCAGGCTGCCGTGCTGCGGCGCCGGCTCGCCTTCCTGGAGGAGCCCGCGAGCTTCTTCTACGAGGGCGACCGCCCGCTGAGCGCCGAGGAGCTGGACGATCCCTTCCGGCGCGGTGTGCTGACCATCGCCCGTGCCACCTCGCGGGCGGAACTCGCCTGGCTGCGGGAGACGATCACGTCACTGTCCGGGTGA
- a CDS encoding FAD-dependent monooxygenase, with the protein MGGSLAGLLAAHVLAAHADRVTVVERDRFPQGAKDRPGVPQGRHPHVLLQGGQVALESLLPGFLAELREAGAPRVGMPADMVLWQSGRWFRRVPATTHIYTGSRAQLEELVRRRVLTNPLISVLEGTDAVGLLGDATRVRGVLLRDRSGDTRAQSRPLEADLVVDASGSGTKAPQWLAAIGAERPREETIDTGLAYASRVYRGTNGALDGETRGYYAYPDPEQVHAGGALPLEDGSHLVIVSGLRGDEPPTDDDEFVTYAKRLPHPLLHQWLDEAEPLSPAFGYRRTANIRRRYDLPGHPAGFLATGDALCTFNPIYGQGMAVAAMSAVALRDALADPRRTPTTRRVQQALLAASRLAWDISAGADRKMPGAVGTATDGAPADRFAGWYLHRVQERAPGDPVVGRAFRAVLTLSEPVTALFAPPVARAVLFGPPAPTPAGPPAAPEERQSPAG; encoded by the coding sequence GTGGGCGGCAGCCTCGCGGGACTTCTCGCGGCGCACGTCCTGGCCGCACACGCCGACCGGGTGACTGTCGTCGAGCGGGACCGGTTCCCGCAGGGCGCGAAAGACCGCCCCGGCGTGCCGCAGGGCCGCCACCCGCATGTGCTGCTCCAGGGCGGACAGGTGGCCCTGGAGTCGCTGCTGCCGGGCTTCCTGGCGGAGCTGCGGGAGGCGGGGGCGCCGCGGGTGGGCATGCCGGCCGACATGGTGCTGTGGCAGAGCGGCCGCTGGTTCCGGCGGGTGCCCGCGACGACGCACATCTACACCGGCTCGCGCGCGCAGCTCGAGGAGCTGGTGCGGCGGCGGGTCCTGACCAACCCCCTGATCAGCGTGCTGGAGGGGACCGACGCCGTCGGCCTCCTCGGCGACGCCACGCGCGTGCGGGGCGTCCTGCTGCGCGACCGATCGGGCGACACCCGCGCGCAGTCCCGCCCCCTGGAGGCCGATCTGGTCGTCGACGCCTCCGGCAGCGGCACGAAGGCCCCGCAATGGCTCGCGGCGATCGGCGCCGAGCGCCCCCGAGAGGAGACCATCGACACCGGCCTCGCCTACGCCTCCCGCGTCTACCGCGGCACGAACGGCGCCCTCGACGGCGAAACCCGCGGCTACTACGCCTATCCCGACCCCGAGCAGGTGCACGCCGGCGGTGCGCTGCCCCTGGAGGACGGCAGCCACCTGGTGATCGTCTCGGGTCTGCGCGGCGACGAACCGCCCACGGACGACGACGAGTTCGTGACGTACGCCAAGAGGTTGCCGCACCCGCTCCTGCACCAGTGGCTGGACGAGGCGGAACCGCTCTCCCCGGCGTTCGGCTACCGGCGGACGGCCAACATCCGCCGACGCTACGACCTCCCCGGGCACCCGGCCGGATTCCTCGCCACCGGCGACGCCCTGTGCACCTTCAACCCGATCTACGGGCAGGGCATGGCCGTGGCCGCGATGAGCGCGGTCGCCCTGCGGGACGCGCTGGCCGACCCGCGCCGGACGCCCACGACCCGGCGTGTGCAGCAGGCGCTCCTCGCGGCGTCCCGGCTCGCGTGGGACATCTCCGCGGGGGCGGACCGCAAGATGCCGGGCGCGGTCGGCACCGCGACCGACGGCGCGCCCGCGGACCGCTTCGCCGGGTGGTACCTGCACCGTGTCCAGGAGCGCGCCCCCGGGGACCCGGTCGTGGGGCGGGCCTTCCGTGCCGTCCTGACCCTCTCCGAGCCCGTCACCGCCCTGTTCGCGCCGCCCGTGGCCAGGGCCGTCCTCTTCGGTCCGCCCGCGCCGACGCCGGCCGGGCCGCCCGCGGCACCGGAGGAGCGCCAGTCCCCGGCGGGCTGA
- a CDS encoding acyl-CoA desaturase, with protein sequence MPQSAAILAPHPRGTSGSPPGGSEFAPLLRAVKGQGLLDRRRGWYARAVTVNALALAGLVTAVALSGDSWRTLLVAPVLAVFCARTAFIGHDAGHAQITGDRTTGRLIGLLHGNLLLGMSYSWWNHKHNRHHANPNHIDKDPDVAADVLVFTGEQARGRTGFRRLLTRHQAWLFFPLTLLEGVALKIQGFRDLRRQAPGERAVEGTLLVAHLAAYATLLLTVMSPGKALAFAAVHQALFGLHLGMAFAPNHKGMEMPDPDGESWGHLRRQVLTSRNIRGGVLTDWFLGGLNYQIEHHLFPSMPRPHLRLAQPLVRAHCRELGIPYTETGLVDSYRQALGHMHEVGEPLRADR encoded by the coding sequence ATGCCCCAGAGCGCAGCGATCCTCGCGCCCCACCCGCGCGGTACGTCCGGCTCCCCGCCCGGCGGAAGCGAGTTCGCGCCTCTCCTGCGCGCGGTGAAGGGCCAGGGCCTCCTGGACCGCCGGCGCGGCTGGTACGCCCGCGCCGTCACCGTCAACGCGCTCGCTCTCGCCGGCCTCGTCACGGCCGTCGCCCTGTCCGGCGACTCCTGGCGGACCCTGCTGGTGGCCCCGGTCCTCGCGGTGTTCTGCGCCCGCACCGCCTTCATAGGGCACGACGCCGGCCACGCGCAGATCACCGGGGACAGGACGACCGGCCGGCTCATCGGGCTTCTCCACGGCAATCTGCTGCTGGGGATGAGCTACTCCTGGTGGAACCACAAGCACAACCGGCACCACGCCAACCCCAACCACATCGACAAGGACCCCGACGTCGCCGCCGACGTCCTCGTCTTCACCGGCGAACAGGCCAGGGGACGCACCGGCTTCAGGCGCCTGCTCACCCGCCATCAGGCTTGGCTGTTCTTCCCGCTCACCCTCCTCGAAGGCGTCGCACTGAAGATCCAGGGCTTCCGGGACCTGCGCAGGCAGGCGCCGGGGGAGCGCGCGGTGGAGGGCACTCTCCTGGTGGCCCATCTCGCCGCCTACGCCACGCTGCTGCTGACCGTCATGTCCCCCGGGAAGGCGCTGGCCTTCGCGGCGGTCCACCAGGCGCTGTTCGGCCTGCATCTCGGGATGGCCTTCGCCCCCAACCACAAGGGCATGGAGATGCCGGACCCGGACGGAGAGTCCTGGGGCCACCTGCGCCGCCAGGTGCTCACCTCCCGCAACATCCGCGGAGGCGTCCTCACCGACTGGTTCCTCGGCGGCCTCAACTACCAGATCGAGCACCACCTCTTCCCCAGCATGCCCCGGCCCCATCTGCGCCTCGCCCAGCCGCTGGTCCGCGCCCACTGCCGGGAACTGGGTATCCCCTACACGGAGACCGGACTCGTCGACTCCTACCGTCAGGCCCTGGGCCATATGCACGAGGTGGGCGAGCCGCTGCGGGCCGACCGCTAG
- a CDS encoding DEAD/DEAH box helicase — MFVPGDPARTGRVAFWRPDGAPPPDVAVGAVEDLSLVIPGDDGVAPVRLPAVLLPVRAALPVLTRARTSPQGHRAAVFWGAAAVLALQCVARGLLLPGLSATDHDAWRVGPLDAADVERIRRLAAAMPPEAHAVPLSNAVPLSNANANAVPTRNAVPPSTTGPQSTTGPQSTAEPLRLPDPERLLRAFLDAVADALPRSPAAPLLTGGPAYAAQEPRQVPEQRAWAADVAAGHDAGVRVSLRIEVRGLDSGEAPAFRAVLQLHSVSDPTLVADAADVWDGATAFGPHARMDGLLALRRAARAWPALAPLLSAAVPDAVELADEEITELLGPGTRALSDLGVEVHWPKGMAAKLTTRARVGPPDGHDRVPSATPSFLSADALLAFDWRFALGDQQLTREELDRLAEAGRPVVRLRDQWVLVDPQEVRRARARQDRKVTPVDALRAALTGSAEVDGARFDVQPTGWLAALRDRLADPEGQEPVPQPAALAATLRDYQRRGLNWLARMTSSGLGCCLADDMGLGKTITLIALHLHRQTDPSTAGPTLVVCPTSLMGNWQREIERFAPGTPVRRFHGPRRALDGLADGEFVLTTYGTMRLDASRLAAAAWGMVVADEAQHVKNPYSSTARELRSIGARARVALTGTPVENNLSELWAILDWTTPGLLGPLGTFRARYARAVESGQDPAAAERLARLVRPFLLRRRKSDPGIAPELPPKTETDRAVSLTPEQTGLYEAVVRETLAEISRADGMARRGLIVKLLTGLKQICNHPAQFLKEEQPVIAGRSEKLELLDELLDTIVAEGAGVLVFTQYVGMARLIERHLAARGLPSQFLHGGTPVVRREAMVRRFQEGEVPVFLLSLKAAGTGLNLTRAEHVVHYDRWWNPAVEAQATDRAYRIGQTRPVQVHRLIAEGTVEDRIADMLHRKRELADAVLGSGEAALTELTDAELTDLVELRGGAR; from the coding sequence GTGTTCGTGCCCGGCGATCCGGCCCGCACCGGCAGGGTGGCCTTCTGGCGGCCCGACGGTGCCCCTCCTCCCGACGTCGCTGTGGGAGCGGTCGAGGACCTCTCGCTCGTGATTCCCGGCGACGACGGGGTGGCACCGGTGAGACTGCCCGCGGTGCTGCTGCCGGTCCGCGCCGCCCTGCCGGTCCTCACGCGTGCGCGTACCTCCCCGCAGGGGCACCGGGCGGCCGTCTTCTGGGGCGCGGCGGCCGTACTGGCCCTGCAGTGCGTGGCCCGGGGGCTGCTGCTGCCCGGTCTGTCCGCCACCGATCACGACGCCTGGCGCGTGGGTCCCCTGGACGCCGCGGACGTGGAGCGGATCCGCCGGCTCGCCGCGGCGATGCCGCCCGAGGCGCATGCCGTGCCGCTGAGCAACGCCGTACCGCTGAGCAACGCCAACGCCAACGCCGTACCGACGCGCAACGCCGTACCGCCGAGCACCACCGGACCGCAGAGCACCACCGGACCGCAGAGCACCGCCGAACCACTGCGGCTGCCCGATCCCGAACGGTTGCTGCGCGCCTTCCTCGACGCGGTCGCCGACGCCCTGCCCCGCTCCCCCGCGGCGCCCCTCCTCACAGGCGGACCCGCCTACGCCGCCCAGGAACCGCGGCAGGTGCCCGAGCAGCGTGCGTGGGCGGCGGATGTCGCCGCGGGCCACGACGCCGGAGTACGCGTCTCGTTGCGGATCGAGGTGCGCGGCCTGGACAGCGGTGAGGCGCCCGCCTTCAGGGCCGTTCTCCAGCTGCACAGCGTGAGCGATCCGACGCTCGTGGCGGACGCCGCCGACGTGTGGGACGGTGCCACCGCCTTCGGTCCCCACGCGCGGATGGACGGCCTGCTCGCGCTGCGCAGGGCCGCACGCGCGTGGCCCGCGCTCGCCCCGCTGCTCTCGGCGGCCGTCCCGGACGCGGTCGAACTCGCCGACGAGGAGATCACCGAGCTGCTCGGTCCGGGGACACGGGCCCTGTCCGATCTGGGCGTCGAGGTGCACTGGCCGAAGGGCATGGCCGCAAAGCTCACCACGCGCGCGAGAGTCGGCCCGCCGGACGGCCACGACCGGGTGCCGTCGGCCACTCCGTCGTTCCTGTCCGCCGACGCCCTGCTCGCGTTCGACTGGCGGTTCGCGCTGGGCGACCAGCAGCTCACGCGCGAGGAGTTGGACCGGCTCGCCGAGGCCGGCCGGCCTGTCGTGCGGCTGCGTGACCAGTGGGTGCTGGTCGACCCGCAGGAAGTGCGCCGGGCGCGTGCCCGGCAGGACCGCAAGGTCACGCCCGTCGACGCCCTCAGGGCCGCTCTGACGGGCTCCGCCGAGGTCGACGGAGCCAGGTTCGACGTGCAGCCGACCGGGTGGCTGGCGGCCCTGCGGGACCGGCTGGCGGATCCGGAGGGCCAGGAGCCGGTCCCGCAACCCGCCGCCCTCGCCGCGACCCTGCGCGACTACCAGCGCCGGGGCCTGAACTGGCTGGCCCGGATGACGTCCTCCGGCCTCGGCTGCTGCCTGGCCGACGACATGGGACTCGGCAAGACCATCACCCTGATCGCGCTGCATCTGCACCGGCAGACCGACCCGTCGACCGCCGGCCCCACCCTCGTGGTGTGCCCGACGTCCCTGATGGGCAACTGGCAGCGCGAGATCGAGAGGTTCGCACCGGGTACGCCCGTGCGCCGCTTCCACGGTCCGCGGCGCGCACTCGACGGCCTGGCCGACGGGGAGTTCGTGCTCACCACGTACGGCACCATGCGCCTGGACGCGTCCCGGCTCGCCGCTGCCGCATGGGGGATGGTCGTGGCGGACGAGGCGCAGCACGTGAAGAACCCGTACTCGTCGACCGCCCGGGAGCTGCGCTCGATCGGGGCACGCGCACGCGTGGCGCTCACCGGGACCCCGGTGGAGAACAACCTCTCGGAGCTGTGGGCGATCCTCGACTGGACGACCCCTGGGCTGCTGGGCCCGCTCGGCACCTTCCGCGCCCGGTACGCACGGGCCGTCGAGAGCGGTCAGGACCCGGCCGCCGCGGAGCGTCTGGCCCGGCTGGTACGCCCCTTCCTGCTGCGGCGCCGCAAGTCGGACCCGGGGATCGCCCCGGAGCTGCCGCCGAAGACGGAGACCGACCGTGCCGTGTCGCTGACACCGGAACAGACCGGACTGTACGAGGCCGTCGTGCGCGAGACGCTGGCAGAGATCTCCCGGGCTGACGGCATGGCGCGACGCGGACTGATCGTGAAGCTGCTGACCGGTCTGAAGCAGATCTGCAACCACCCGGCGCAGTTCCTCAAGGAGGAGCAGCCGGTCATCGCCGGCCGTTCCGAAAAGCTGGAGCTGCTGGACGAACTCCTGGACACCATCGTCGCCGAGGGGGCGGGCGTCCTGGTGTTCACGCAGTACGTGGGCATGGCCCGGCTGATCGAGCGGCATCTCGCGGCGCGCGGCCTGCCGTCGCAGTTCCTGCACGGCGGGACACCGGTCGTGCGGCGCGAGGCGATGGTGCGGCGGTTCCAGGAGGGGGAAGTGCCCGTGTTCCTGCTGTCGTTGAAGGCGGCGGGTACCGGTCTGAACCTCACCCGGGCCGAGCACGTCGTGCACTACGACCGCTGGTGGAACCCGGCCGTCGAGGCGCAGGCCACCGACCGCGCGTACCGCATCGGCCAGACCCGCCCGGTGCAGGTGCACCGGCTGATCGCCGAGGGCACGGTCGAGGACCGCATCGCCGACATGCTGCACCGCAAACGGGAGTTGGCCGACGCGGTGCTCGGCTCCGGCGAGGCGGCACTGACCGAACTGACGGACGCGGAACTGACCGACCTGGTGGAGCTGCGAGGGGGCGCACGATGA
- a CDS encoding SWF or SNF family helicase, with amino-acid sequence MTGHEGDTEHTFAALPPARGRGFAQTWWGQAWLRALEDTALDTGQVKTGRGLARAGAVGAVSVRPGRITAVVQDRDRTAHRADVLLAELPDEQWDRLLDLAVERSGHVAALLDREMPTHLVEDAASEGIDLLPGLGDLEPECDCGAWDHCGHTAALCYQMARLLDQDPFVLLLMRGRAEDALLEALRGRSAAPTREAPEPEGVDAAEAYAAGAVLPPLPAPPALPDNPGLPPSLDTETPPGPGVDPVAVRHLAARTAVEAHRLLAEALRQPSSPRELTAAQDAVRLAVAAPDQALAERLAHGSGRDPQSLADATHAWGLGGAEALSVLEESWQPSGGALARAGAALDSAWDEDERPRLTAAGNRWTVVGAPAQIRLGRDGRWWPYRKEGERWTLAGPAALDPATALASAELPSAEQQR; translated from the coding sequence ATGACCGGACACGAGGGTGACACGGAGCACACGTTCGCGGCGCTGCCGCCCGCGCGCGGGCGGGGTTTCGCACAGACCTGGTGGGGCCAGGCCTGGCTGCGGGCCCTGGAGGACACCGCGCTGGACACGGGGCAGGTGAAGACGGGGCGCGGCCTCGCGCGCGCGGGCGCGGTGGGTGCCGTGTCGGTACGTCCCGGGCGCATCACGGCGGTCGTGCAGGACCGCGACCGCACCGCGCACCGCGCGGACGTCCTGCTGGCCGAACTCCCGGACGAGCAGTGGGACCGCCTCCTCGACCTGGCGGTCGAACGGTCCGGCCACGTCGCCGCCCTGCTGGACCGCGAGATGCCGACGCACCTGGTGGAGGACGCGGCGTCCGAGGGCATCGACCTCCTGCCGGGGCTGGGCGATCTTGAACCGGAGTGCGACTGCGGCGCCTGGGACCACTGCGGGCACACGGCGGCCCTGTGCTACCAGATGGCCAGGCTGCTGGACCAGGACCCCTTCGTGCTGCTGCTGATGCGCGGACGCGCCGAGGACGCCCTGCTGGAGGCTCTCCGGGGCCGCAGCGCCGCCCCCACCCGGGAAGCCCCCGAACCGGAGGGCGTGGATGCCGCCGAGGCGTACGCGGCCGGCGCCGTACTGCCGCCCCTGCCCGCGCCCCCGGCACTTCCCGACAACCCCGGCCTGCCGCCCTCCCTGGACACGGAGACCCCCCCGGGGCCGGGCGTCGACCCGGTCGCCGTCCGCCATCTGGCCGCCCGGACCGCGGTGGAGGCACACCGCCTGCTCGCGGAGGCTCTCCGACAACCCTCCTCTCCGCGCGAACTGACGGCCGCCCAGGACGCCGTACGACTCGCCGTCGCCGCTCCCGACCAAGCGCTGGCGGAGCGGCTCGCCCACGGATCGGGGCGCGACCCGCAGTCCCTGGCGGACGCCACGCACGCGTGGGGGCTCGGCGGTGCGGAGGCGCTGTCCGTGCTGGAGGAGTCATGGCAGCCCTCGGGCGGCGCACTCGCACGCGCGGGTGCCGCTCTGGACTCGGCCTGGGACGAGGACGAACGGCCCCGGCTCACGGCGGCCGGCAACCGCTGGACAGTCGTCGGCGCGCCGGCCCAGATACGCCTGGGGCGGGACGGCCGGTGGTGGCCGTACCGCAAGGAGGGGGAACGCTGGACGCTCGCGGGCCCGGCGGCACTCGATCCGGCGACCGCGCTGGCCTCGGCGGAGCTCCCCTCAGCCGAGCAGCAGCGGTAG
- a CDS encoding esterase-like activity of phytase family protein has product MSARSDGRRPARRTAAVGVPLALVAALGAAGPATGAPADGARVVRTATLGDIPLGAFSNGLLPGTVDDDRGVDLGGIGSDIFPAGRKGEFWTVTDRGPNGQIKVGGTKRRTFPVPGFDPAIVKIRLCGDAVEVLDAIPVTTSSGRAVTGLPDQQGRDEAPYDYRALTALPYNPDGLDTEGIVRAADGTFWLVDEYGPSLVHVSARGRVLTRYVPEGLNLTGADYPVLEALPSVLLHRKINRGFEGLAQLPGGDLVLAVQSPLSLPDTAAGEASRTARLLRFSPKKKAVTAEYAYRFDPVDVVDPGEDDTSELKISSLVAVGGDRLLVEERTDRAARLQLVRLDRSSNILGSSWDDDTTSPSLEQLADPAAKGVPVPAKKLVVDLGTVAGVPGKIEGVARVDDDTLALINDNDFGMTDGTGAFDTEGRLVDSGVETTVTYVRLPRRL; this is encoded by the coding sequence ATGTCCGCGCGTTCCGACGGCCGACGCCCCGCCAGACGCACCGCCGCGGTGGGCGTACCGCTCGCCCTGGTCGCCGCCCTGGGCGCGGCGGGCCCGGCCACGGGGGCCCCGGCCGACGGGGCGCGGGTCGTCCGTACGGCGACGCTGGGCGACATCCCGCTCGGTGCGTTCAGCAACGGGCTGCTGCCGGGCACGGTGGACGACGACCGCGGGGTGGACCTCGGGGGCATAGGCAGTGACATCTTCCCGGCGGGCCGCAAGGGCGAGTTCTGGACCGTCACCGACCGTGGGCCCAACGGCCAGATCAAGGTCGGCGGCACCAAGCGCCGCACCTTCCCGGTCCCGGGGTTCGACCCGGCGATCGTGAAGATCCGCCTCTGCGGCGACGCCGTCGAGGTGCTCGACGCGATCCCGGTCACCACCTCCTCCGGCAGGGCCGTCACAGGGCTGCCCGACCAGCAGGGACGTGACGAGGCGCCGTACGACTACCGCGCGCTCACGGCTCTGCCGTACAACCCGGACGGTCTGGACACCGAGGGCATCGTGCGGGCCGCGGACGGGACCTTCTGGCTCGTCGACGAGTACGGGCCGAGCCTGGTGCACGTCTCCGCGCGCGGGAGGGTCCTCACACGCTATGTGCCCGAGGGACTGAACCTCACCGGCGCCGACTACCCGGTGCTGGAGGCGCTGCCGTCCGTGCTGCTGCACCGGAAGATCAACCGGGGCTTCGAGGGGCTCGCCCAACTCCCCGGCGGCGACCTGGTACTGGCCGTGCAGAGCCCGCTGTCCCTGCCGGACACGGCCGCCGGAGAGGCCTCGCGGACCGCCCGGCTGCTGAGGTTCTCGCCGAAGAAGAAGGCGGTCACCGCCGAGTACGCGTACCGGTTCGACCCTGTGGACGTCGTGGACCCGGGCGAGGACGACACCTCCGAGCTCAAGATCTCCTCGCTGGTCGCGGTGGGCGGTGACCGGCTGCTGGTCGAGGAGCGCACGGACAGGGCCGCACGGCTTCAGCTGGTACGCCTGGACCGGTCCTCGAACATCCTCGGCAGCTCCTGGGACGACGACACCACGTCTCCCTCGCTGGAGCAGCTCGCCGATCCGGCGGCCAAGGGAGTTCCTGTGCCGGCCAAGAAGCTGGTCGTCGACCTGGGCACCGTCGCCGGCGTGCCGGGAAAGATCGAGGGCGTCGCGCGCGTGGACGACGACACGCTCGCCCTGATCAACGACAACGACTTCGGGATGACGGACGGAACCGGGGCGTTCGACACCGAGGGCCGGCTGGTCGACAGCGGGGTGGAGACGACGGTGACGTACGTCCGGCTGCCGCGCCGTCTGTGA